Proteins from one Eubalaena glacialis isolate mEubGla1 chromosome 8, mEubGla1.1.hap2.+ XY, whole genome shotgun sequence genomic window:
- the TRA2A gene encoding transformer-2 protein homolog alpha produces the protein MSDVEENNFEGRESRSQSKSPTGTPARVKSESRSGSRSPSRVSKHSESHSRSRSKSRSRSRRHSHRRYTRSRSHSHSHRRRSRSRSYTPEYRRRRSRSHSPMSNRRRHTGSRANPDPNTCLGVFGLSLYTTERDLREVFSRYGPLSGVNVVYDQRTGRSRGFAFVYFERIDDSKEAMERANGMELDGRRIRVDYSITKRAHTPTPGIYMGRPTHSGGGGSGGGGGGGGGGRRRDSYYDRGYDRGYDRYEDYDYRYRRRSPSPYYSRYRSRSRSRSYSPRRY, from the exons GAGTCTCGCTCTCAGTCAAAATCTCCAACGGGAACTCCTGCTCGTGTAAAATCGGAGAGCAGGTCAGGATCTCGTAGTCCATCAAGAGTTTCCAAACACTCTGAATCCCATTCTCGATCAAGATCAAAATCCAG GTCGAGGTCAAGGAGGCATTCTCATAGACGTTACACTCGATCCAGATCCCATTCTCACTCTCATAGGAGACGGTCTCGAAGTAGGTCCTATACACCAGAATACCGGCGTCGAAGGAGCCGAAGTCATTCTCCAATGTCTAACCGGAGAAGACATACAGGCAGCAgg GCAAATCCAGATCCCAACACTTGTCTAGGAGTGTTTGGCCTCAGTTTGTACACAACAGAGAGAGATCTTCGCGAAGTATTTTCTCGATATGGACCATTGAGTGGTGTCAACGTGGTTTATGACCAGCGAACTGGACGATCACGAggatttgcttttgtttatttcgAGAGAATAGATGACTCAAAGGAg GCTATGGAAAGGGCAAATGGAATGGAGCTGGATGGTAGAAGAATTCGTGTAGATTATTCTATCACCAAGAGAGCGCACACACCTACACCAGGCATATACATGGGCAGACCAACTCA TAgtggtggtggaggcagtggaggtggtggtggaggtggaggaggtggcagaCGTCGAGATTCTTACTATGATAGAGGATATGATCGTGGGTACGACAGATATGAAGACTATGATTACCGGTACAG AAGAAGATCGCCTTCTCCTTACTATAGTCGATACAGATCACGATCAAGATCTCGTTCCTACAGCCCAA GACGCTATTGA